The genomic region CTGCTCGACGTCGGCGAGCGGGAAGGGCAGTCCTCGGTCGATGCCGAAGGTGCGGGTGGCGGCCGAGGCCGCCGAGCTCATGCACCAGCGCCCGTTGTAGTCGATCTGGCTGGTCCCGATCGCGACCCGGGCCAGCTTGCCCAGCTGGTAGGCCTTCTCGTTGGTCAGCCCGCCGCCGCCGAAGACCCCGATCGCGTCGGCGCCGTGGCCCTCGCGCAGGTCCGAGAGCCGGGCGGCGACCAGGTCGAGCGCCTCGTCCCAGGAGGCCGCGCGCAGCTCGCCGGTGGCCCGGTCCCGCAGCAGCGGGGTGGTCAGCCGCTCGCGGCTGCCGCTCAGCCCGCCGGCCGTCCACCCCTTGCGGCACAGCGCCCCCTCGTTGACCGGGAACTCCGCCCACGGCTGCACCTCCAGGCGCGCCCCGCCCCGGCCGGAGCCGGTCAGGGTCATGCCGCACTGCAGCGAGCAGTAGGGGCAGTGGGTCCGGGTGCCCTGCGGGCCCCCGGACGGGGGCGCGGCGCCGGTCATCAGGCGCGGGCGGCCGCGAGCGGTGCGGTGGGACGGATGTAGACCGACCAGGTCACCAGCGCGCAGAGCACGTAGTAGGAGATGAACAGCACGAAGGCGGTCTTGACCGCCGCGAGCGGGTCGGCGATCCAGGGGGCGCCGAACATCATCGGGATCAGGAAGCCCCCGATCGCACCGGCCGCGCCGATGATGCCGACCGCCGCCGAGGACTCCTTGGTGGCGCGCAGCAGGGCGCTGCGGTGCTCGGGCGTGCCCGTCTCGGTGCCCGCGGCGTGCTGGTGGCGCCAGATGGTGGGGATCATCCGGTAGGCAGACCCGTTGCCGACGCCGGTGGCGGCGAAGACGCACAGGAAGAAGGCCAGGAAGAGCGGGAACCACGACGAGTTCGCGTCGGCCACCGCCAGGTCGCCGGCCGGGTTGGCCACCACCTGGCTCAACGTCCACAGCACCGCACACGTGGAGGCGATCATCGCCACGAAGGCGGCCAGGGTCACCCGGGCCCCGCCAAAGCGGTCGGCGAGCCATCCGCCGAAGGGGCGGGTGAACGAGCCGACGAGTGCGCCGAGGAAGGCGTAGAACACGAAGTTGATGCCGCCGGTGACGGCACCGGTGGACGGGTCGACCACCGAGAAGTTCACCTTGATCAGCAGCGGCATCGCAGCGGAGTAGCCGATGAAGGAGCCGAAGGTGCCGATGTAGAGGAAGCTCATCACCCACGTCTGGGGGCGCCGGAGCACCGCCGCGCTCTCCCTGCTCGAGCCGGTGGCGGTGCCGAGGTTGTCCATGTAGAAGTACGCGCCCAGTGCGGCCGCCACGGCCAGGGCGACGTAGACCCATCCGGCCCGCTCGAGGTGGATGCCCCCCTCGGCGGCCTTCACCAGCCCGAACACACCGGCCGCCCCCACGATGACGGGCAGCGCGAACTGGATGACGGCCACGCCGATGTTGCCGCCTGCGGCGTTGAGACCGAGCGCGGCCCCCTTCTTGTCGGAGGGGTAGAAGGCGTTGATGTTGGCCATCGAGGACGCGAAGTTGCCACCGCCCAGGCCCGCGGTGGCCGCGATCAGCACCATCACCCAGTACGGCGTGCCGGTGCGCTGGACGGCCACCACGAACAGGACGGTGGGCACCAGCAGCAGCAGCGCGCTGGCCACGGTCCAGTTGCGTCCGCCGAAGCGGGGGACGGCGAAGGTGTAGGGGATCCGGATCAGCGCGCCGACCAGGTTGGGGGCGGCGACCAGGAAGAACAGCTGCTGGGGGCTGTAGCCGAAGCGGCTGCCGAGCATGGCCGCGGACACGCTCCAGATCAGCCACACCGAGAAGCCCAGGTGCTCGGCGAAGATCGACCAGCCGAGGTTGCGACGGGCGACCTGCTTGCCGCCGCCCTCCCAGAAGTCCTGCTCCTCCGGGCGCCAGTCGTCGATCCAGCGCCGGGTGCGGCGTGGCGCCGGGGCGCAGGGCGGGCTGGCTGCCGGTGCAGCGGCGGCGGGTGTGGGCTGCAGGGTGGTCATGGCGGTTCTCCTCGGAGGAGCACGGGACGGGTGCGCGCCGACCAGTCGGTGACCGGCGTGCTGCCAGCCTCCCGAGCCCAGGTTTCAGCCTGCGTGCGCCTGACGCGTCGCTCCCGTCAACTTCCGCTCACGGCCTCACACCCCTCACGACCTCACCGTCGATCCCGGCACGGCGCACACTGGGGCGGTGCCGACCCGACTGCTCATCACCGCCGACACCCACCTCCCCCGGCGCGCCAAGGCGCTCCCTGAGGAGGTGTGGGCAGCGGTCGAGGAGGCCGACGTCGTGGTGCACGCCGGCGACTGGGTCGAGGTGTCCCTCCTCGACGAGCTCGAGCAGCGCAGCCGCCGCCTGGTCGCCGTGCACGGCAACAACGACCACGGGGTGCTGCGTGAGCGGCTGCCACTGGTGGCCGAGGCCGAGATCGAGGGGCTGCGGCTGGGCGTGGTGCACGAGACCGGCGACAAGCAGGGCCGCGAGAAGCGCTGCGACGCGGCCTACCCGCACCTCGACGTGCTGGTCTTCGGCCACAGCCACATCCCGTGGGACACCACGACCCCGGGGGGCCTGCGGCTGCTCAACCCGGGCTCACCGACCGACCGGCGCCGCCAGCCGCACTGCACCTACCTGACGGCGAACATCACCGACGGGTCGCTGCACGCCGTGGTGCTGCACCGGCTCCCGCCGCGCAGACCCTGAGGAGGGGGCAGGAGCCGTTCCGGCCGGTGTACGTCGTTCGACGGACGCGGCAGGGCCCCGAGCCCGACTAGCCTCGCGGGAACGAGGAGGCCTCATGCGATACCGACACCGCCTCGGCGGTCGCACCTACGAGTTCGACGGGCTGGTGCAGCTGATGGGCAGGGCGTCGCCGGCGCGCTCGGGCGACGAGCTGGCAGGATGCGCCGCCGCGAGCGACGCCGAGCGCGCCGCCGCGAGGTGGGCCCTGGCAGACGTGCCGCTGACCCGTTTCCTCGAGGAGCACCTGGTCCCGCCCGAGGACGACGACGTGACCCGGCTGATCCTCGCGTCGCACGACGAGTCCGCGTTCTCCGCCGTCTCGCACCTGACGGTGGGGGGCCTGCGCGAGTGGCTGCTCGCCGTGGCCGTCGAGGCGGACGGTGCGCAGCGGCTCACCCGCCTGGCCCCCGGCCTGACCCCCGAGATGGTGTCGGCCACCTCCAAGCTGATGCGCAACCAGGACCTCGTGGCGGTCGGCGCCGCGACCAGGGTGGTGACCGGCTTCCGCACGACCGTCGGGCTCCCCGGGAGGCTGTCGACGCGCCTGCAGCCCAACCACCCGACCGACGACGCTGCCGGGATCGCTGCCGCCGTGCTGGACGGCCTGCTGCTGGGCGCCGGCGACGCGGTCATCGGGATCAATCCCGCCTCCGACAACCCGGCCACCGTCACCCGCCTGCTGCGGATGCTGGACGAGCTGCGCCAGCGCTACGAGATCCCGACCCAGTCCTGCGTGCTCACCCACGTGACGACGACCCTCGACCTGCTCGAGGCCGGTGAGCCCGTCGACCTGGTGTTCCAGTCGATCGCGGGCACGGAGGGGGCGAACAGGGGCTTCGGCGTCGACCTCGGACTGCTGGCGCAGGCCAGCGACGCGGTGCGCTCCACGGCACGGGGCACGGTCGGGCAGCAGGCCATGTACTTCGAGACCGGCCAGGGATCGGCGTTGTCGGCCGACGCCCACCTCGGGACGGACGGGCACCCGGTGGACCAGCAGAGCCTGGAGTGCCGCGCGTACGGCGTGGCCCGCGCGTTCGACCCGTTCATCGTCAACTCCGTGGTGGGCTTCATCGGGCCGGAGTACCTCTACGACGGCAAGCAGATCCTGCGTGCCGGGTTGGAGGACCACCTCTGCGGCAAGCTGTTGGGGGTCCCGATGGGCGTGGACGTCTGCTACACCAACCATGCCGAGGCCGACGCCGACGACATGGACACCCTGCTGACCGTGCTCGGGGTGGCGGGGTGCTCGTTCGTCATCGCGGTCCCCGGGTCCGACGACGTGATGCTGGGCTACCAGTCGACCTCCCACCACGACGCGTTGTACGTGCGCCGTGTCCTGGGCAAGCGCCCGGCCCCCGAGTTCGAGGCGTGGCTGGACCGGGTCGGGCTGCTCGCGCCGGACGGTGGCGTGCGCAACGTGGACCCGGCGGGCACGGTCCTGCGGACGCTGGCCCGATGAGCGGCGACTTCTGGGCCGGTCTGCGCGGGTCGACGCCGGCCCGCATCGGACTGCACCGCACCGGCGACGCGCTGGACACCCCGGCACTGCTGTCGCTCGGCGCCGCCCACGCCCTGGCCCGGGACGCCGTGCACCGTCCCCTGGACGTCGAGTCCGTCACCGAGCAGCTGCGCGGCCTCGGCCTGGGCGAGCCGGTCGTCGTCCGGAGCGCCGCGCCCGACCGGCGCACCTACCTCGCCCGTCCCGACCTCGGCCGCCGTCCGTCGGGCGACCTCGCCCCTGCGCGCGGTCGTGCCGTCGACCTGGCGGTGGTGGTGGCCGACGGGTTGTCCTCGGAGGCCGTGGAACGGCACGCGACGCCGTTGCTCGGCGAGCTCGTCACCCTCCTGCCGGGCCTGGTGCTCGCGAGCCCCGTGGTGGCGACCCAGGCCAGGGTCGCGCTCGGCGACCACGTCGGCGCGCACCTGGGTGCCGCACTGGTGCTCGTGCTGATCGGTGAACGGCCCGGCCTGTCCAGCACCGACAGCCTCGGCGCCTACCTGACCTGGGAGCCCCGCCCCGGCCTCGGCGACGCCGCGCGCAACTGCGTCAGCAACATCCGCCCGCCGCACGGGCTCGACTACCCCGCGGCCGCGCGGGTCCTGTCGATGCTGGTGGCGGGGGCGCGCCGGCTCGGCGCCACCGGGGTCCACCTCAAGGACCGGTCCGGCGCCGTCGCACCCGGGGGCACCACCGATCAGCTGGGCCACCAGGGTGGCAGCCGCAGCCCCGACTCGGTGTAGGGCGCGGGATGCACGATCCGCTGCCTGTTGTCCTGTATCTGGAACACCAGGTGGGCCATCGAGATGGACGGATCCGGCGTGGCCAAGGGGTAGGCGAGGGCGGCCTGCCCCGCTCCGGCGAAGCTGTAGGCGCCGTTGACCCCGCGGTGCACGCCCTGGCGCAGCGCCTCCGAGACCGAGCCGAAGTCCCGCGCCGAGTCCGCCGCCCCCCAGGCGTCGGCGAGGATCCGGACCCGGTCGTAGGCGATCCCCGCGTGTGAACGACCGGGCGGCACGGCCCAGGCGCGCCGGTAGGAGTCGATGAACCGTCGAGCGACCTGGTCGGAGTAGGTGCCGGTGGTGGTGGCCCACAGCAGACCCTCCGCCGCCGGGCCCATCTCGACCCGGAACCTGGGGATCGAGGGGGCGTAGAGGGCGTAGAGCAGGGTGGGTGCGGGGTCGGCCTGGAAGGCGCGCACGAACGAGATGGTCTCGTGGGTGAAGAAGCTGCCGATCATGACCGCCGCCGGCGCCCGGGCGGCCACGCGTCGGCCCTCCTCGGCCCACTGCTCCGCC from Nocardioides salarius harbors:
- a CDS encoding metallophosphoesterase family protein — translated: MPTRLLITADTHLPRRAKALPEEVWAAVEEADVVVHAGDWVEVSLLDELEQRSRRLVAVHGNNDHGVLRERLPLVAEAEIEGLRLGVVHETGDKQGREKRCDAAYPHLDVLVFGHSHIPWDTTTPGGLRLLNPGSPTDRRRQPHCTYLTANITDGSLHAVVLHRLPPRRP
- a CDS encoding MFS transporter — its product is MTTLQPTPAAAAPAASPPCAPAPRRTRRWIDDWRPEEQDFWEGGGKQVARRNLGWSIFAEHLGFSVWLIWSVSAAMLGSRFGYSPQQLFFLVAAPNLVGALIRIPYTFAVPRFGGRNWTVASALLLLVPTVLFVVAVQRTGTPYWVMVLIAATAGLGGGNFASSMANINAFYPSDKKGAALGLNAAGGNIGVAVIQFALPVIVGAAGVFGLVKAAEGGIHLERAGWVYVALAVAAALGAYFYMDNLGTATGSSRESAAVLRRPQTWVMSFLYIGTFGSFIGYSAAMPLLIKVNFSVVDPSTGAVTGGINFVFYAFLGALVGSFTRPFGGWLADRFGGARVTLAAFVAMIASTCAVLWTLSQVVANPAGDLAVADANSSWFPLFLAFFLCVFAATGVGNGSAYRMIPTIWRHQHAAGTETGTPEHRSALLRATKESSAAVGIIGAAGAIGGFLIPMMFGAPWIADPLAAVKTAFVLFISYYVLCALVTWSVYIRPTAPLAAARA
- the eutC gene encoding ethanolamine ammonia-lyase subunit EutC; translated protein: MSGDFWAGLRGSTPARIGLHRTGDALDTPALLSLGAAHALARDAVHRPLDVESVTEQLRGLGLGEPVVVRSAAPDRRTYLARPDLGRRPSGDLAPARGRAVDLAVVVADGLSSEAVERHATPLLGELVTLLPGLVLASPVVATQARVALGDHVGAHLGAALVLVLIGERPGLSSTDSLGAYLTWEPRPGLGDAARNCVSNIRPPHGLDYPAAARVLSMLVAGARRLGATGVHLKDRSGAVAPGGTTDQLGHQGGSRSPDSV
- a CDS encoding ethanolamine ammonia-lyase subunit EutB, which gives rise to MRYRHRLGGRTYEFDGLVQLMGRASPARSGDELAGCAAASDAERAAARWALADVPLTRFLEEHLVPPEDDDVTRLILASHDESAFSAVSHLTVGGLREWLLAVAVEADGAQRLTRLAPGLTPEMVSATSKLMRNQDLVAVGAATRVVTGFRTTVGLPGRLSTRLQPNHPTDDAAGIAAAVLDGLLLGAGDAVIGINPASDNPATVTRLLRMLDELRQRYEIPTQSCVLTHVTTTLDLLEAGEPVDLVFQSIAGTEGANRGFGVDLGLLAQASDAVRSTARGTVGQQAMYFETGQGSALSADAHLGTDGHPVDQQSLECRAYGVARAFDPFIVNSVVGFIGPEYLYDGKQILRAGLEDHLCGKLLGVPMGVDVCYTNHAEADADDMDTLLTVLGVAGCSFVIAVPGSDDVMLGYQSTSHHDALYVRRVLGKRPAPEFEAWLDRVGLLAPDGGVRNVDPAGTVLRTLAR